Within Candidatus Peregrinibacteria bacterium, the genomic segment CGAAAAGAAATTAAAGACGAATACGAATCAACGATAATATATAAACTAATAACAATCATTAATACCTAACAGCACGACTAATGACAGTAACAGATCCAATAGCAGACCTACTAACGAGGATAAGAAATGCCCAAATGGCAAACAAAAGCTTGACGGTTGCTCCATATTCAAAAATCAAAGAGGATATATGTAAGGTGCTAAAAAGTAGTAACTTTATTGAAGATTACAGCGTAGAAAAAAATGGGAAATTCTCAGAACTTTCAATAACATTTGCGAATGAATATCCATCACTTGAATTAAAAAGAGTTTCTAGACCCGGGCAAAGAATATATATAAAACATAGTGAAATACCACGAATAAAAAATGGTATGGGAATCGGGATCATGTCTACTCCAAAGGGTATAATGAGTACAAGGGAAGCAAAGAAAATTCAACTCGGAGGAGAGTTACTATGTACTATAAGTTAATAAATTAATAAATAATTACACGACTAATGTCACGAATAGGAAAGCAAAAAATCGAAATACCAAGTGGAGTTGAGGTGAATCTAACTGGACAAATTCTACATGTAAAAAGTCCTAAGGGAGAATTAACCCTAGATGTTCATCCGGTTATACAAATTGAAATCAGTGAAGGATGCATCCTAGTAAAAAGATCTACAGAAGATAAGTTAGATCGTGGGCTACATGGACTTACAAGAAGTCTTGTGAGCAATATGGTTGAAGGTGTTACAAAAGGATTTGAAAAAAGGCTTGAAATCCTAGGGGTTGGTTACCGCGCACAAGTACAAGGAACTAAACTGGTATTAAGTCTCGGACACTCACACCCAATCGAATACCCTGCCCCGGATGGAATAACATTATCTATAGATGCTGAGAAAAAGAATATAGTAATTGTAAGTGGGATAGACAAACAAAAAGTTGGACAGGTTGCTGCTGAAATAAGAGAATTTAGAAAGCCTGAACCATACAAGGGTAAAGGTGTAAGATACTTAGGAGAATTTGTAAGAAGAAAGGCGGGTAAATCTGCAGCTAAATAAGAATCAATTAATATAAATTAATAAAATGGATCAAAGTAAGAGGAAAACTAGGCAAGCACGTATTAGAAAAATCGTTCAAGGGACGTCTGCTCGACCTAGACTATCTGTATACAAAAGTTTAACTACAACTTATGCTCAACTCATAGATGATACAAGTGGTGTTACTATAGCTGCTATTTCAGATCTAAAAGGTAAGAGGTCGGGAACGAAGATAGAATCTGCAAAGAATTTAGGAGTTGAAATTGCAAAGAAAGCAAAAGAAAAAAAGATAACTGAATGTGTATTTGACAGAAGTGGTTACAAATATCACGGAAGGGTCAAAGCCTTAGCTGAAGGTGCTAGAGAAGGTGGATTGAAATTTTAAATACTCTAATCAATAACATTAAAACTTAACAGCACGACTAATGGTAAAGAGAAAATCAAATCGCAACACGCTCCCAAAAGAAAGAAAGGAGTTTGAAGAAGAAGTTATAGCAATAGATCGTGTGACGCGTGTAGTTAAAGGTGGACGTAGACTTAGATTTCGTGCAACAGTAGTTATAGGTGATAAAAAAGGCCGTGTTGGAATTGGAATCGGTAAATCAAATGAAGTTACCGGTGCAATTTCAAAAGCTATAACAAAGGCAAAGAAAACTTTGATTACTATCCCAATGGTTAATGGAACTATTCCACATGAAATAAAGCACAAATTTAAAGCTGCAAAAATCCTACTTATGCCAGCTGCCCCAGGTACCGGTATTATCGCTGGAGGATCTATCCGTAAAGTAATTAATTTGGCAGGTGTAACAAACATCATGGGTAAATCATTCGGGTCAAATAATAAATTAAGTACAACTCGTGCAGCATTTGAAGCGTTGAAGTTACTAAAGGAAAATCCATTCATAAAGCAAAATGCAGAAGTTACTAAGATTGTAAAAGAAGAAGTGGAAGTGGAGATGGAGGATATAAAAACTAAAGAGGTAAAAAAAGCTGCTCCAAAAAAAACTACTCATAATTTAAAATTAAATTCACAAACTGATGAAATTAAACGAAAGAAAATCAATTAATCCTGCAAAAAAGAAACGTATTGGACGTGGTGATGGATCATGCGGAACTTACAGTGGAAAAGGTATGAAAGGTCAAACTGCAAGAGCTGGTGGACGAAGAAGGCCGGGCTTTGAAGGTGGTCAGACTCCATTGATTCGTCGTATGCCTAAACTTCGTGGATTCACACCAATCAACAAGATTACTTATCAAGTAATAAACATATCTGATCTTGAAGATAAATTTAATGATGGAGACACTATTACAAAAGAAATGCTTAAAAAGGCCGGATTGATATTCAGTGCAAAAAAACCTGTAAAACTACTCGGTAACGGTGAGCTAAAAAAGAAAGTTGAGTTAACTGTTGAACTTGCGTCTGTGTCAGCAATTGATAAAATTGAAAAGGCTAAAGGTACGCTTACATTAACCAAAGTAAAAAAGGTGAAAGTCGAAAAAGCTGAATAGACTTCGAACTCAATAAAGTAAAATATTATGTTACAGTATCTAAAACAAATTTGGCACACTAAAGATCTACGAAAAAAGATCCTATACACAATAGGAATTTTGGCTCTTTACAGAGCTATGATTCAAGTATCGATACCAAGTATAAATCTTGATAATCTTGCTGCATTATTTGACACTCAATCCGGTGGAACTCTTGGAGCTTTTTCTTTGCTTACCGGTGGATCTGCGGAAAATTTCTCAATAATGCTTATGGGGCTTTCCCCATATATCAATGCATCTATCATCGTGCAATTACTTGCCGTTGTAATACCAAAGCTGGAACAATTAAGTAAAGAAGGGGAGCAAGGTAGAGCTAAAATGACAAAATATACTAACTGGCTGACTCTGCCGTTAGCATTTTTGCAATCTTACGGAATGTTAGTATTAATGAATTCAAGTGCGGGAAACCTACCAATCATCGAAAGCATACGAGATCCTTATATAGTACTTCCAATTATGTTAACAGTTACTACTGGTACCCTTATCATGATGTGGCTAGGTAACCTTATTACAGAAAACGGAATAGGGAATGGTGTCTCGCTATTGATCATGACGAGCATACTATCTGCCCTACCCCAAGCTGTATCCGGTGCATTGCAAACAGTAAGTATAGATCAAACTAAACTTATACCAATTGCTGCTACAGCAATCTTTGCAATCTTGTTAACTGTCTTAATAGTTATAGTAAGTGAAAGTTATAAAAACATACCCATTTCATATGGTGGCAAAGGCCAAAAGATGAAACAGAACTTCTTACCGCTCAGACTTAACCAGGCAGGTATGATTCCTATCATCTTCGCTGTATCTATGATCGCATTCCCAACTGTAGCTGCACAATTTATGCAGAATTCCGATTCGGAATCTGTGAAATCAATAGCAGAATTTATAAATACTCATTTCAACCGTACCGGAGTTGTATACATGGTCGTCTACTATATTTTAATTGTTTTATTCACATTCTTCTATGTAAGTATTACTTTCAACCCGGAGCAAGTGGCTGAAAATATTCAAAAAAGAGGTGGTTTCGTTCCTGGGATTCGTCCAGGCAAGGCGACTTCTGAATACATAGGAAGAATCTCTAATAGACTTACGCTTTTCGGTGGTATATTCCTAGCTTTTGTAGCAATAGCTCCGATAGCCGCCCAAAATCTAACTGCTCAATCTTCCGGAGGTGCAGTGCCTGTGCTTGTAAGTGGAGCCGGTCTAATAATTATTGTTGGTGTTGTTCTAGATTTAATGCGTCAAGTTAGTGCGCAACTCGCAATGCATAATTACAATAAGTTTTATTAATAGTTGACGAAGTATGAGTCCTAATTTCTAAGCGACCGATAGACGAGGAGCGTCAAGAAATTAGAGATGAATACGAGTCAACTGAAGAATTATTAACTTGAAATATTAATGGACATCGTTTTATTCGGAATACAAGGTTCAGGTAAAGGAACCCAAGGGAAAAGAATAGCTGAGAAATATGATATGAGTATATTTGAAACCGGAGCTGAGCTTCGTAAGTTATCCAAAGAGCACTCTCCGCTTGGTTTAAAAGTAAAAGCAATAATTAATGCCGGATACTTAGTACCTGTGGAAGTGGTAATGGAAATAATTGAGAATTTTTTAAAGAACGTTAAAAGTGATGAGCTTGTTCTTTTCGATGGTATCCCAAGGTCCGATGAACAAATGGAACAATTCAACTCACTTATGGCTAGAAGTGGACGTGCCTTCAAGGGACTTCTCATTAATATTCCAAAAGAGATGGCGATGGATAGACTTTTGTCACGACAAATATGTGAAGGATGTAAGGAGGTTTTTCCTGCTTCATACGACGGAGAAGTATGTGAGAAGTGCGGAGGGAAGTTAGTAAAACGAGCTGATGACAATGAGGATAGTATCCTTACGCGACTTTCAGCTTTCGTTAATGAAACTATGCCTGTGATAAAGAAATATAAAACGAATAATCAAATGATAGATATCGATGGGACCGGATCTATAGACAATGTAACTGAACTTGTTTTCGCAGAACTAAATAAAATTTTCGCATAATGCAAACTCGCATAAAAACAGCCGATGAAATTATAGCCATGCGCGAAGGTGGAAAAGTTTTAGGTGATTTATTGTATGCTCTAAACAATGTTATAAAACCTGGAATAAGTGCACTTGAAATAGATCAATTTTCAGAAACCTTCATTAGAGATCATGGGATGACCCCGGGGTTCAAAGGTTATTACGGCTTCACCGGAACTGTTTGTTTCTGCATAAATCATGAAATAGTTCATGGGATACCAACTTCTAAACAAATAGTAAAAGATGGGGATTTAGTAACAATTGACTGTGGAGTCATTCACAAGGGACTGAATACTGATTCGGCCGTTACTTATTTGATCGGGAATGTGGATTCAAAGGCTGAGCAATTTGTCAAAACAGTACAAAAAGCACTTTATGACGGAATTCGTGAAGTTAAACCCGGAAACAAAATAGGTGATATAGGTTATGCAATTGAAAAGAAAGTAACTCAAAGCGGCTATCATATAATCAAAGATCTTGTAGGACATGGAATAGGAGAATTTTTACATGAAGAACCACATGTACCAAATTTTGGTAAAAGAAATTCAGGTCAGACTTTGAAACCGGGACTAACATTTGCCATTGAGCCAATAGTTGGTATGAAGACTGCAGAGATGATAACTCTTGAAGATGGATGGACTATTGTCACACCTGATAGTAGTTTATCTTGTCAGTGGGAACACACAGTTCTAATAACCGAAACAGGGTGTGAAGTACTTACGCTGCGTCCTGATGACAAAATATAAACAAAAAGATAGAATTAGTATATTTTACAACAAATCCTTATCAATGCAAGCCCTTTGCGGAAACATATTCTTTTCGCCTTGCATGAGCCATACGTTTTAAGTAAAATCCAGGAGCTATTTTCCAATACAATCACCAAAAACTTCAATTTATGACCGACAGTAACAGCAAAATAGAGGTTTTAGGTAGAGTAAATGAATGTTTACCAGGGGCGCATTTCAAAGTGGAAATAGCTGACAATAATTACCCTGAGGGATTTATAGTCGAAGGTCATCTGTCTGGGAAGATGCGTGTGAATTACATAAAAATCATACCTGGAGACTACGTAAATATTGAACTCTCTCCATATGACATGTCAAAGGGGCGAATAACGTATAGGCACAAAAGCAAGCCTGCTGATACGGTCGCTGAAGTGACTGATGAGGTAGTGGGGGAGTTAGATGATGATGAGGTTGCGGAGGGTGATGAAGGGGAACAAAAATAAAAAAATAAAAAAAAATCCTGTATTAATTTAAATACTTGTTGTTGCTATGAAGGTAAAAGCATCAGTCAAAAAAATATGTGATCTATGTCAAGTCATCAAACGAAAAGGTGTTCTACGTATTGTATGCAAAAGAACTCCAAAGCATAAACAAAGACAGGGGTAGTGCGGGGAACGCATATCCTAACTGTTAAATAACAAAATTTAATTTTAAAGTAATGGCAAGAATAGCCGGTATAAACATTCCAAAGGAGAAAAGAGTAGAAATATCTCTAACTTATATCAAAGGTATAGGTCGAGCTAGAAGTAAGACTATGCTTGAAAAGTTGAATATTAACCTGGATACTAGGGTGCAGGATCTTACTGAGGCGGAGGTTGATTTGCTTCGTGAGGAAGTAGCTAAATACCCAACCGAAGGTGACCTTCGTAGAAAAGTATCATTAGATGTAAAAAGACTTCAGGATATTGGTTCTTACAAAGGATATAGGCATAAGAGGAATCTACCTGTTCGTGGGCAAAAAACTAAATGTAATGCGCGTACAAAAAGAGGTAAGAAGATTGCTGTAAGCGGAAAAAAGAAAGAAACTAAGAAATGATAAAGTAAAAAATTAATAATATAGCAAATGGCAGTAAAGGCTTCTAAAAAGAAGGCAAAGAAAAGGATCGTTACAGAAGGTAGGGTGTATATAAATGCTAGCTTCAATAATACGTTAGTTACAATAACTGATGCCGAGGGGAATACTATTTCTTGGGGGTCATCCGGTAATAGCGGGTTCAAAGGCTCTAGAAAATCAACTCCTTATGCTGCACAAGTAGCTGCCGAATCAGCTGTTGGTAAGGCGAAAGAATATGGATTACAAAAAGTACGCGTATTCGTTAAAGGTGTAGGT encodes:
- the map gene encoding type I methionyl aminopeptidase; the protein is MQTRIKTADEIIAMREGGKVLGDLLYALNNVIKPGISALEIDQFSETFIRDHGMTPGFKGYYGFTGTVCFCINHEIVHGIPTSKQIVKDGDLVTIDCGVIHKGLNTDSAVTYLIGNVDSKAEQFVKTVQKALYDGIREVKPGNKIGDIGYAIEKKVTQSGYHIIKDLVGHGIGEFLHEEPHVPNFGKRNSGQTLKPGLTFAIEPIVGMKTAEMITLEDGWTIVTPDSSLSCQWEHTVLITETGCEVLTLRPDDKI
- the rplR gene encoding 50S ribosomal protein L18, encoding MDQSKRKTRQARIRKIVQGTSARPRLSVYKSLTTTYAQLIDDTSGVTIAAISDLKGKRSGTKIESAKNLGVEIAKKAKEKKITECVFDRSGYKYHGRVKALAEGAREGGLKF
- the rpsK gene encoding 30S ribosomal protein S11; this encodes MAVKASKKKAKKRIVTEGRVYINASFNNTLVTITDAEGNTISWGSSGNSGFKGSRKSTPYAAQVAAESAVGKAKEYGLQKVRVFVKGVGTGRDQGIRGLITSGLELLTIEDLTSLPHNGCRKKKPRRV
- the secY gene encoding preprotein translocase subunit SecY gives rise to the protein MLQYLKQIWHTKDLRKKILYTIGILALYRAMIQVSIPSINLDNLAALFDTQSGGTLGAFSLLTGGSAENFSIMLMGLSPYINASIIVQLLAVVIPKLEQLSKEGEQGRAKMTKYTNWLTLPLAFLQSYGMLVLMNSSAGNLPIIESIRDPYIVLPIMLTVTTGTLIMMWLGNLITENGIGNGVSLLIMTSILSALPQAVSGALQTVSIDQTKLIPIAATAIFAILLTVLIVIVSESYKNIPISYGGKGQKMKQNFLPLRLNQAGMIPIIFAVSMIAFPTVAAQFMQNSDSESVKSIAEFINTHFNRTGVVYMVVYYILIVLFTFFYVSITFNPEQVAENIQKRGGFVPGIRPGKATSEYIGRISNRLTLFGGIFLAFVAIAPIAAQNLTAQSSGGAVPVLVSGAGLIIIVGVVLDLMRQVSAQLAMHNYNKFY
- the rplO gene encoding 50S ribosomal protein L15, whose translation is MKLNERKSINPAKKKRIGRGDGSCGTYSGKGMKGQTARAGGRRRPGFEGGQTPLIRRMPKLRGFTPINKITYQVINISDLEDKFNDGDTITKEMLKKAGLIFSAKKPVKLLGNGELKKKVELTVELASVSAIDKIEKAKGTLTLTKVKKVKVEKAE
- the rpsM gene encoding 30S ribosomal protein S13, producing MARIAGINIPKEKRVEISLTYIKGIGRARSKTMLEKLNINLDTRVQDLTEAEVDLLREEVAKYPTEGDLRRKVSLDVKRLQDIGSYKGYRHKRNLPVRGQKTKCNARTKRGKKIAVSGKKKETKK
- the rpmJ gene encoding 50S ribosomal protein L36 codes for the protein MKVKASVKKICDLCQVIKRKGVLRIVCKRTPKHKQRQG
- the rplF gene encoding 50S ribosomal protein L6, whose translation is MSRIGKQKIEIPSGVEVNLTGQILHVKSPKGELTLDVHPVIQIEISEGCILVKRSTEDKLDRGLHGLTRSLVSNMVEGVTKGFEKRLEILGVGYRAQVQGTKLVLSLGHSHPIEYPAPDGITLSIDAEKKNIVIVSGIDKQKVGQVAAEIREFRKPEPYKGKGVRYLGEFVRRKAGKSAAK
- the rpsE gene encoding 30S ribosomal protein S5 — encoded protein: MVKRKSNRNTLPKERKEFEEEVIAIDRVTRVVKGGRRLRFRATVVIGDKKGRVGIGIGKSNEVTGAISKAITKAKKTLITIPMVNGTIPHEIKHKFKAAKILLMPAAPGTGIIAGGSIRKVINLAGVTNIMGKSFGSNNKLSTTRAAFEALKLLKENPFIKQNAEVTKIVKEEVEVEMEDIKTKEVKKAAPKKTTHNLKLNSQTDEIKRKKIN
- a CDS encoding nucleoside monophosphate kinase, producing MDIVLFGIQGSGKGTQGKRIAEKYDMSIFETGAELRKLSKEHSPLGLKVKAIINAGYLVPVEVVMEIIENFLKNVKSDELVLFDGIPRSDEQMEQFNSLMARSGRAFKGLLINIPKEMAMDRLLSRQICEGCKEVFPASYDGEVCEKCGGKLVKRADDNEDSILTRLSAFVNETMPVIKKYKTNNQMIDIDGTGSIDNVTELVFAELNKIFA
- the rpsH gene encoding 30S ribosomal protein S8: MTVTDPIADLLTRIRNAQMANKSLTVAPYSKIKEDICKVLKSSNFIEDYSVEKNGKFSELSITFANEYPSLELKRVSRPGQRIYIKHSEIPRIKNGMGIGIMSTPKGIMSTREAKKIQLGGELLCTIS